One segment of Paraburkholderia sp. PREW-6R DNA contains the following:
- a CDS encoding LysR family transcriptional regulator: MPLTRVTIRQFEAFLAIVDLHSIGAAAERLGLTSSAVSQLLAELETELGFRLFDRTTRRVDLSSAGQDFLSSAESVLRHVRAAAQSADDIRNRAAGIVRVGAPLVIAATALPAAIAEYARDKPKVVVRVCDTVVEQLVERVESGDVDLAIGPNRQSGSRVRCDPAFTSPWVMWCAATHPLAARRRVQWRHLREVPIIATGRDHERAVAQMLANLPVEARIIPVDVVDNVTTAFGIAAHGLAVTLAPAYVAPLARTFGLVMKRIVDPETIRDICVYRSTERTLSPPADGFAEFVMPWLKRWDRETQAQARGKRV, from the coding sequence ATGCCCCTCACACGCGTTACGATCCGCCAGTTCGAAGCCTTTCTCGCCATCGTCGATCTGCACAGTATCGGCGCGGCGGCGGAACGGCTCGGCCTGACCTCGTCCGCCGTCAGCCAGTTGCTCGCGGAACTGGAAACGGAACTCGGGTTCCGTCTGTTCGACCGGACCACGCGGCGCGTCGATCTGTCGAGCGCGGGGCAGGATTTTCTGTCGTCGGCGGAATCGGTTTTGCGCCACGTACGCGCCGCCGCGCAATCCGCTGACGACATCCGCAATCGCGCCGCCGGCATCGTCCGCGTAGGCGCGCCGCTCGTGATCGCGGCCACGGCATTGCCTGCCGCCATCGCCGAATATGCGCGCGACAAGCCTAAAGTCGTCGTGCGCGTTTGCGATACCGTGGTCGAGCAACTGGTGGAGCGCGTAGAAAGTGGCGACGTGGATCTGGCCATCGGTCCGAACCGGCAAAGCGGCTCACGCGTGCGCTGCGACCCCGCGTTCACGAGCCCGTGGGTGATGTGGTGCGCGGCAACGCATCCGCTCGCCGCGCGCCGCCGCGTGCAATGGCGGCATCTGCGCGAGGTGCCGATCATTGCCACGGGCCGCGACCACGAACGCGCGGTCGCGCAGATGCTGGCCAACCTGCCGGTCGAGGCGCGCATCATTCCGGTCGATGTGGTGGACAACGTCACGACCGCGTTCGGCATCGCCGCGCACGGACTCGCGGTGACGCTCGCGCCGGCCTATGTGGCGCCCCTCGCGCGCACATTCGGGCTGGTGATGAAACGGATCGTCGATCCGGAAACGATTCGCGACATCTGCGTGTATCGCTCGACAGAGCGGACGTTGTCGCCGCCGGCGGACGGCTTTGCTGAATTCGTGATGCCGTGGCTCAAACGCTGGGACCGCGAGACGCAAGCGCAGGCGCGAGGTAAGCGCGTTTGA
- a CDS encoding CheR family methyltransferase yields the protein MSRSEFDAPQRISDFDIELKLLLEAIYLKYQHDFRHYAMSSLRRRLTQALEEFGLRSLSQMQDRIMRSGDEFSRLFQYLTVQVSDMFRDPAYFLALREHVLPRLRTYPSIKVWVAGCSTGEELWSLKILFDEEGLTERTLFYATDINPDALARAESGIYSLERIQGFTQNYLAAGGKRSLADYYHAAYGGARFAGSLKDRVVFADHSLSTDEVFLEAHLVSCRNVLIYFDRGLQDRALGLFENALVRRGFLGLGSKESLRFSSHYQAFDEFRPAERIYQKR from the coding sequence ATGAGCCGCTCCGAATTCGACGCGCCCCAACGGATCAGCGATTTCGACATCGAGTTGAAACTGCTGCTGGAGGCGATTTACCTCAAGTATCAGCACGATTTTCGCCATTACGCGATGTCGTCGCTGCGTCGCCGTCTCACGCAGGCGCTGGAGGAGTTCGGGCTGCGTTCGCTGTCGCAGATGCAGGACCGCATCATGCGCAGCGGCGACGAATTCTCGCGGCTGTTCCAGTACCTGACGGTGCAGGTCAGCGACATGTTCCGCGATCCGGCGTATTTCCTCGCGCTGCGCGAACACGTGTTGCCGCGCTTGCGCACGTATCCTTCCATCAAGGTGTGGGTAGCGGGTTGCAGCACCGGCGAGGAACTGTGGTCGCTGAAAATCCTGTTCGACGAGGAAGGGCTTACTGAGCGCACGCTGTTCTACGCGACCGACATCAATCCCGACGCATTGGCGCGCGCCGAATCCGGTATCTACTCGCTCGAGCGGATTCAGGGCTTTACGCAGAACTATCTGGCCGCAGGCGGCAAGCGTTCGTTGGCGGACTACTATCATGCGGCTTATGGCGGCGCGCGCTTCGCGGGCTCGCTGAAAGACCGCGTGGTGTTCGCCGATCACAGCCTGTCGACCGACGAAGTTTTCCTCGAAGCGCATCTGGTGTCGTGCCGCAATGTACTGATCTATTTCGATCGCGGCCTGCAGGACCGCGCGCTTGGCCTCTTCGAAAACGCGCTCGTGCGGCGTGGCTTTCTGGGCCTCGGCAGCAAGGAAAGTCTGCGCTTTTCAAGTCATTACCAGGCGTTCGACGAATTCCGTCCGGCCGAACGCATTTATCAGAAACGCTAG
- a CDS encoding chemotaxis protein CheB, whose translation MSPSIVKPAVHADPSAGGGRAFELVVIGGSAGGIEALSVLLAALPARFAPAVMIVTHLPPDSPSYLVQALAHRCALPVLEPDAGERILPGRVHVAPPGYHMLVEVDGTVALSTDAAVRFSRPSIDVLFESAAAVYGERLLAILLSGANDDGANGLKRVRALGGTAWVQAPDSASSPEMPRAAIERGAADFIYSPETMARRLAALPASLRTMP comes from the coding sequence ATGTCACCGTCAATCGTCAAGCCAGCCGTCCATGCGGACCCGAGCGCCGGGGGCGGACGCGCGTTCGAGCTGGTCGTGATCGGCGGTTCGGCGGGCGGTATCGAGGCGCTCAGCGTGCTGCTGGCCGCGTTGCCCGCGCGGTTCGCACCGGCCGTGATGATCGTCACGCATTTGCCGCCCGACTCGCCGAGCTATCTCGTGCAGGCGCTCGCACATCGCTGCGCGTTGCCCGTGCTCGAACCGGACGCCGGCGAGCGCATTTTGCCGGGACGCGTGCATGTCGCGCCACCCGGCTATCACATGCTGGTGGAAGTGGACGGCACAGTGGCGTTGTCCACCGACGCCGCCGTGCGTTTTTCGCGTCCGTCGATCGACGTACTGTTCGAATCTGCGGCCGCCGTGTATGGCGAGCGCCTGCTCGCCATTCTGCTGTCCGGCGCAAACGACGACGGCGCAAACGGCTTGAAGCGCGTGCGCGCGCTGGGCGGCACCGCGTGGGTGCAGGCGCCCGACAGCGCCAGTTCCCCCGAGATGCCACGCGCCGCGATCGAACGCGGCGCGGCCGACTTCATTTACTCTCCCGAAACCATGGCCCGGCGGCTTGCTGCACTGCCGGCCTCTCTCAGAACGATGCCATGA
- a CDS encoding helix-turn-helix transcriptional regulator: MRFWRISPSNRSGQISTARASDLVMSISQADPDALAASMLKTVGDMLPVSQCTIFAYEFDARPRTVSAADHRGGRFLRDVADRYTTHFYALDGNRAIIGSPLKRRAQDALLLHQQQSEEIENEAYRAACYAQPNVSDRLSLLMQPVERVWLSINLYRDRAYGMFGPGEVERVESVAPLFAHAAKSHYSLNGQHQQGPAAAMLARVRRACPALTPRELDVLRGTLEGASAAEIAQQMGVKPASVITYQKRAYARLGISSQRQLFALCLQPEWGVDRGRG; this comes from the coding sequence ATGCGTTTCTGGCGTATTTCTCCGTCGAATCGAAGCGGACAGATCAGCACCGCGCGCGCGAGCGACCTCGTCATGTCGATCTCGCAGGCCGACCCGGACGCGCTCGCGGCGAGCATGCTGAAGACTGTCGGTGACATGTTGCCGGTCTCGCAGTGCACCATCTTCGCGTATGAATTCGACGCACGGCCGCGCACCGTGTCCGCAGCGGATCATCGGGGCGGCCGCTTTTTGCGCGACGTTGCCGATCGCTACACCACGCATTTCTATGCACTCGACGGCAATCGCGCGATCATCGGCAGTCCGCTCAAACGGCGGGCGCAAGACGCGCTGTTGTTGCATCAGCAACAAAGCGAAGAGATCGAGAACGAAGCCTATCGGGCGGCGTGCTATGCGCAGCCAAATGTGTCCGACCGGTTGTCGTTGCTGATGCAACCTGTGGAACGCGTGTGGCTCTCGATCAACCTGTATCGCGATCGTGCTTATGGCATGTTCGGGCCCGGCGAGGTGGAGCGCGTGGAAAGCGTCGCCCCTCTGTTCGCCCATGCGGCGAAGAGCCACTATTCGCTCAACGGTCAGCATCAGCAGGGACCGGCGGCGGCAATGCTCGCGCGTGTGCGGCGGGCATGCCCGGCGCTGACGCCGCGTGAACTGGATGTGCTGCGCGGGACGCTGGAGGGTGCGAGCGCCGCCGAGATCGCGCAGCAGATGGGCGTCAAACCGGCGAGCGTGATTACGTATCAGAAGCGCGCCTATGCGCGGCTTGGGATATCGAGCCAGCGGCAGCTCTTCGCACTATGTTTGCAGCCGGAATGGGGCGTGGATCGAGGCCGAGGATGA
- a CDS encoding amino acid aminotransferase — MFDHIPAYPGDPILSLNEDFQLDPRPNKVNLSIGIYFDDAGKLPVMEAVRRAETALLDSIGPRSYLPMAGLPLYRDAAQALVFGADNPMRAAGRIATLQTIGGSGALKVGADFLKRYFPASQMWISDPSWENHRVVFEGAGLTVNTYPYYDEQTGGLRFADMVETIGRLPERSIVLLHACCHNPTGVDLSPAQWAELVPVLQRRKLIAFVDMAYQGFGAGLDEDAACVRLLADAGIALIVANSFSKNFSLYGERCGALSVVCRSSEEASRVLGQLMSTVRANYSNPPTHGARLVANVLSSPALRASWDAELGGMRERILAMRKTIHDGLAGRVDDVMRTRYIAQRGMFTYTGLTESQVERLRSEHAVYVLRSGRMCVAGLNARNAGYVASSIAAVVNGA, encoded by the coding sequence ATGTTCGACCACATTCCCGCCTATCCAGGCGACCCGATTCTGAGCCTGAACGAGGATTTCCAGCTCGACCCGCGACCCAACAAGGTCAACCTGAGCATCGGCATCTATTTCGATGACGCCGGCAAGCTGCCCGTCATGGAGGCGGTGCGTCGCGCGGAAACGGCGCTGCTCGACTCGATCGGCCCGCGTTCGTATCTGCCGATGGCAGGCCTTCCGTTGTACCGCGACGCCGCACAGGCGCTCGTTTTCGGCGCGGACAACCCGATGCGCGCGGCCGGGCGGATCGCCACGCTGCAAACCATCGGCGGCTCGGGCGCATTGAAAGTGGGCGCCGATTTCCTCAAGCGCTACTTCCCGGCTTCGCAGATGTGGATCAGCGACCCGAGTTGGGAAAACCATCGCGTGGTGTTCGAGGGCGCGGGCCTGACCGTCAACACCTATCCGTATTACGACGAGCAGACTGGCGGCCTGCGTTTCGCCGACATGGTCGAGACGATCGGCCGTCTGCCGGAGCGCAGCATCGTATTACTGCATGCGTGCTGCCATAACCCCACTGGCGTCGACCTGAGCCCGGCGCAGTGGGCCGAACTGGTGCCGGTACTGCAACGCCGCAAGCTGATTGCGTTCGTCGACATGGCGTATCAGGGCTTCGGCGCGGGTCTCGATGAAGACGCGGCGTGCGTGCGTCTGCTGGCTGACGCGGGCATTGCGTTGATCGTCGCGAATTCGTTTTCGAAGAATTTCTCGCTGTACGGCGAGCGCTGCGGCGCGCTGAGCGTCGTGTGCAGAAGCAGCGAGGAGGCGTCACGCGTGCTCGGCCAGTTGATGTCGACGGTGCGCGCGAACTATAGCAATCCGCCCACCCACGGCGCGCGCCTCGTGGCGAACGTGCTGTCCAGTCCTGCGTTACGCGCGTCGTGGGACGCCGAACTCGGCGGCATGCGCGAACGCATTCTCGCGATGCGCAAGACGATCCACGACGGACTCGCGGGCCGTGTCGACGATGTGATGCGCACGCGCTATATCGCGCAGCGCGGCATGTTCACCTATACGGGTCTGACCGAAAGCCAGGTCGAGCGTCTGCGCAGCGAGCACGCGGTGTACGTGCTGCGCTCGGGCCGCATGTGCGTGGCCGGGCTGAACGCGCGCAACGCAGGCTATGTGGCGTCGTCGATCGCGGCGGTGGTGAACGGCGCCTGA
- a CDS encoding response regulator, with protein MTASQAVDQNRFRSIIRRNIALPLVVGLVTIAVFVGLIAYLVSTMNWAEHSERVIGQANEMLRLAVDRQSSMRGFLITGDEKFLTPYETGGPRFKSQLDALQALVSDNPPQVAKLKQIDAIQDRWSRVAEELIDARRRHQDFQGAVSTGRGALEFEEMRHEFDDFLGVELGLRQQRAEATHRVTTTLVSVFLLFSLSVSALLAWMGRRELMSLSSTYDGVLRRQAEQTEILQQQVWLRSGQRLLAEKVVGQATPKLVGRAMLDFLAEYLDAAVGALYVRDKQHGTLRRIAAYGFSRESEQAADRHFEDAETLVGQAAVARRTLVLRDVPDNYIQVVSATGRSAPKNLLIMPIDNDGQVNGVVELGFIRELGPRDQEFMELIRSNMGDFIEAALYRERLQDALAETQQLNEELQVQQEELRVSNEGLEERGRALMESQTRLEAQQAELEQTNVQLEEYAQRLERQKSDLLRAQDDLAANAERLEQSSRYKSEFLANMSHELRTPLNSSLILAKLLQQNRTGNLTEEQVRYAETIHASNSDLLVLINDILDLSKVEAGQVTVELETVSVDATLQSLEEMFRPIAGNKHLRLTFDRAPGTPDTVVTDGQRVTQILRNLLSNAVKFTDQGEVSLSVAPAADNLLRIDVRDSGIGIPADKLEMIFEAFQQADGSTSRQYGGSGLGLSISREFSRLIGGRITVASEVGKGSVFTLWLPLDAEAALAGLSMNAAPHAAAQSAAHAAAYPRTAAASPSPMFTHSPAFPSQPAAAETTAEPLLTRGASANVQPAVITPANGLIIGKAPEATSGPIADDRDNRTRAGRLIIAVEDDLAFAEILRDLTHELDFDFVHASDAASGLALVRDMRPAAVLLDVGLPDRSGLTVLEWLKNDPLTRHIPIHIVSATDHADKALHLGAIGYTLKPTARSTMEAAIRRLEARLQQRLKRVLVIEDDAPMRESIRALLQSENTEIVAVATLAEALEYLAKFTFDCVVTDLALPDGTGYDLLERLAANTAHAALPVIVYTGRMLSDEEEHRLRRYSKSIIIKGAKSPERLLDEVTLFLHSVESSLAPEQQRMLRTVRQRDNAFEDRTILLAEDDVRNIFALSHVLEPLGAKLQIARNGREALEVLENGPEVHLILMDIMMPEMDGITAMGEIRRNPRFTHLPIIALTAKAMANDRARCLEAGADDYVSKPIDVDKLVALCRVWLRQR; from the coding sequence ATGACCGCATCCCAGGCCGTCGACCAGAATCGTTTTCGCAGCATCATTCGCCGCAATATTGCGCTGCCACTCGTAGTCGGTCTCGTCACGATCGCCGTGTTCGTCGGCCTGATCGCTTATCTCGTGTCCACGATGAACTGGGCCGAGCATTCCGAGCGCGTGATCGGCCAGGCCAATGAAATGCTGCGTCTGGCGGTAGACCGTCAATCGTCCATGCGCGGCTTTCTGATTACCGGCGACGAGAAATTCCTCACGCCGTACGAGACGGGCGGCCCGCGCTTCAAATCGCAACTCGACGCGTTGCAGGCTCTCGTCTCCGATAATCCGCCGCAAGTCGCCAAGCTCAAGCAGATCGACGCGATTCAGGACCGCTGGAGCCGCGTGGCCGAAGAGCTGATCGACGCGCGGCGCCGCCATCAGGACTTCCAGGGCGCCGTGTCGACCGGCCGCGGCGCACTCGAATTCGAGGAGATGCGCCACGAATTCGACGATTTTCTCGGCGTCGAACTGGGTTTGCGCCAGCAGCGCGCCGAAGCCACGCACCGCGTCACCACCACGCTCGTGAGCGTGTTTCTGCTGTTCAGCCTGAGCGTGAGCGCGCTGCTCGCATGGATGGGGCGTCGCGAACTGATGAGCCTGTCGTCCACGTATGACGGCGTGTTGCGTCGTCAGGCCGAACAGACCGAGATTCTGCAGCAGCAGGTCTGGTTGCGCTCGGGGCAGCGTCTGCTCGCCGAGAAAGTGGTCGGACAGGCCACGCCGAAACTGGTCGGCCGCGCAATGCTCGATTTCCTCGCCGAATATCTCGACGCTGCCGTCGGCGCGCTCTATGTGCGCGACAAGCAGCATGGCACGTTGCGCCGCATCGCCGCCTATGGCTTCAGCCGCGAGAGCGAACAGGCCGCGGACCGTCATTTCGAGGATGCGGAAACGCTGGTGGGCCAGGCCGCGGTCGCGCGCCGCACGCTGGTTCTGCGCGATGTGCCGGATAACTACATTCAGGTCGTGTCGGCCACGGGCCGCAGCGCGCCAAAGAACCTGCTCATCATGCCGATCGACAACGACGGCCAGGTCAACGGTGTTGTCGAGCTGGGCTTCATTCGCGAACTCGGCCCGCGCGATCAGGAGTTCATGGAACTGATCCGCAGCAACATGGGCGACTTTATCGAAGCCGCGCTGTATCGCGAACGTCTGCAGGACGCGTTGGCGGAAACGCAGCAGCTGAACGAAGAGTTGCAGGTACAGCAGGAAGAGTTGCGCGTGTCGAACGAGGGGCTGGAAGAGCGCGGCCGCGCGCTGATGGAGTCGCAAACGCGGCTCGAGGCGCAGCAGGCGGAACTTGAACAGACCAACGTGCAGCTCGAGGAGTACGCGCAACGGCTCGAACGGCAAAAGTCCGACCTGTTGCGCGCGCAGGACGATCTGGCGGCCAACGCCGAGCGGCTCGAACAGTCGAGCCGCTACAAGTCCGAGTTCCTCGCCAACATGTCGCACGAATTGCGCACGCCGCTGAACAGTTCGCTGATTCTCGCAAAGCTCCTGCAGCAGAATCGTACCGGCAATCTCACCGAGGAACAGGTGCGCTATGCGGAAACGATTCACGCGTCGAACAGCGATTTGCTGGTGCTGATCAACGACATTCTTGACCTGTCGAAAGTCGAAGCCGGTCAGGTCACCGTCGAGCTCGAAACCGTATCGGTTGACGCGACACTGCAGTCGCTCGAAGAAATGTTCCGGCCGATCGCAGGCAACAAGCACCTGCGTCTCACGTTCGACCGCGCGCCCGGCACGCCGGACACGGTCGTGACCGACGGGCAGCGCGTCACGCAGATTCTGCGCAACCTGCTTTCGAACGCGGTCAAGTTCACGGATCAGGGCGAAGTGTCGCTGTCGGTCGCGCCCGCGGCGGATAACCTGCTGCGCATCGACGTGCGCGACTCCGGCATCGGCATCCCGGCGGACAAGCTGGAGATGATTTTCGAGGCGTTCCAGCAGGCCGATGGGTCCACCAGCCGTCAATATGGCGGCAGCGGGCTGGGACTGTCGATTTCACGCGAGTTCTCGCGTCTCATTGGCGGCCGCATCACCGTGGCGAGCGAAGTAGGCAAGGGCAGCGTTTTCACGCTGTGGCTGCCGCTCGACGCCGAGGCCGCACTCGCCGGCTTGTCCATGAACGCAGCGCCGCACGCAGCCGCGCAGTCCGCGGCGCACGCAGCAGCGTATCCGCGCACCGCGGCAGCAAGCCCGTCGCCGATGTTCACGCACAGCCCCGCCTTCCCATCGCAACCTGCCGCGGCTGAGACCACGGCCGAGCCGCTGCTCACGCGCGGCGCGTCGGCCAACGTGCAGCCGGCGGTGATCACGCCCGCGAACGGGCTCATCATTGGCAAGGCGCCCGAGGCCACGAGCGGCCCGATCGCGGACGATCGCGACAACCGCACCCGCGCCGGCCGCCTGATCATCGCGGTCGAAGACGATCTCGCCTTCGCCGAAATCCTGCGTGATCTGACGCACGAGCTCGATTTCGACTTCGTTCATGCAAGCGACGCCGCGAGCGGCCTCGCACTGGTGCGTGACATGCGCCCGGCAGCCGTGCTGCTCGACGTCGGCCTGCCCGACCGTTCCGGCCTAACGGTGCTCGAATGGCTGAAGAACGATCCGCTCACGCGGCACATTCCGATTCACATCGTCTCCGCCACCGATCACGCCGACAAGGCGCTGCACCTGGGCGCAATCGGCTACACGCTCAAGCCGACTGCGCGCAGCACGATGGAGGCCGCGATCCGCCGCCTTGAAGCGCGTTTGCAACAGCGCCTCAAACGGGTGCTGGTGATCGAGGACGACGCGCCGATGCGCGAAAGCATTCGCGCGCTGCTGCAAAGCGAGAACACCGAGATCGTGGCGGTCGCGACACTGGCCGAAGCGCTGGAATACCTCGCGAAATTCACGTTCGATTGCGTGGTGACCGATCTCGCGCTGCCCGACGGCACCGGCTACGACCTGCTCGAACGGCTGGCTGCGAACACCGCGCATGCTGCGCTGCCGGTGATCGTCTACACGGGCCGCATGCTGTCCGACGAAGAAGAGCACCGCCTGCGCCGCTACTCGAAGTCGATCATCATCAAGGGCGCGAAGTCGCCGGAACGTCTGCTCGACGAAGTCACGCTGTTCCTGCATAGCGTGGAGTCGTCGCTCGCGCCCGAACAGCAACGGATGCTGCGCACCGTGCGTCAACGCGACAACGCTTTCGAGGACCGCACGATCCTGCTCGCCGAAGACGACGTCCGCAATATTTTCGCGCTCTCGCACGTGCTGGAACCGCTCGGCGCGAAGCTGCAGATCGCGCGCAATGGCCGCGAGGCGCTGGAGGTGCTGGAGAACGGCCCCGAAGTGCATCTGATCCTGATGGACATCATGATGCCGGAAATGGACGGCATCACCGCGATGGGCGAAATCCGCCGCAATCCGCGTTTCACCCATCTGCCGATCATCGCTCTGACCGCGAAGGCCATGGCGAACGATCGTGCGCGCTGCCTCGAAGCGGGCGCCGACGATTACGTGTCCAAGCCGATCGACGTCGACAAGCTCGTCGCGCTGTGCCGCGTCTGGCTGCGGCAACGGTAG
- a CDS encoding class II aldolase/adducin family protein, with the protein MTTLELQPAVAPSATAMHPDEWQARVQLAACYRIFDMLGWTEMIYNHITLRVPSSVSGNERHFLINPFGLHYSEVTASNLVKIDAQGRVLDHSRYPVNPAGFVVHAAIHEGLPDAHCVMHTHTTAGVAVACLENGLEQTNFYSAQLHDRIAYHDFEGITVHAEEGPRLLEHIGNKQAVILRNHGLLAWGHTLPQTFAVLWTLNRACEIQMATFAMGSARRIPEAVAIRCSRDALQFDPRHGAGQDVFDALVRKVDRIDASYKD; encoded by the coding sequence ATGACAACCCTCGAACTACAACCCGCTGTCGCGCCGTCGGCCACCGCGATGCATCCCGACGAATGGCAAGCGCGCGTGCAACTGGCCGCCTGCTACCGGATTTTCGACATGCTCGGCTGGACCGAGATGATCTACAACCACATTACGTTGCGCGTGCCGTCGAGCGTGAGCGGCAACGAGCGGCATTTCCTGATCAATCCGTTCGGATTGCACTACAGTGAAGTAACAGCCAGCAACCTCGTGAAGATCGACGCGCAAGGCCGCGTGCTCGACCACTCGCGGTATCCGGTGAATCCGGCCGGCTTCGTCGTGCATGCGGCGATTCACGAAGGTCTGCCCGACGCGCACTGCGTGATGCACACGCATACCACTGCGGGCGTGGCGGTGGCCTGTCTGGAAAATGGTCTGGAGCAGACCAACTTCTACAGCGCGCAACTGCATGACCGCATCGCGTATCACGATTTCGAAGGCATTACCGTGCATGCGGAGGAGGGGCCGCGTCTGCTCGAACATATCGGCAATAAGCAGGCGGTGATTCTGCGCAATCACGGTTTGCTCGCGTGGGGCCATACGCTGCCGCAGACTTTCGCCGTGTTGTGGACGCTCAACCGCGCATGCGAAATCCAGATGGCGACGTTCGCCATGGGCAGCGCGCGTCGGATACCGGAGGCGGTGGCGATACGCTGCTCGCGCGACGCGTTGCAGTTCGACCCGCGTCACGGCGCGGGGCAGGATGTGTTCGACGCACTGGTGCGCAAGGTCGACCGGATCGACGCGAGTTATAAAGACTGA
- a CDS encoding hybrid sensor histidine kinase/response regulator, which yields MTNAPVNILIVDDIVHNITALQALLTRPDVAVLVADSGTAALDLLLKHEVALAILDVNMPGMNGFELAALMRGSPRTSHVPIIFLTATAQDASRTFRGYEAGAVDFLYKPFDPRILQSKVDVFVQLEQQKRQLAAQLVTTRQMLEANEMLMAVLSHDLRTPLGAVLASAEYLMRTAADEQSAAVATRVKNSSLRMARMVDQLLNLARLQGGRLPLQPRSIELATLCRSVIDEFASRENGKRIVFAARGDTAGAWDTDLVWQAVSNLISNALHHGAPGGDIGVEVDGESSDVVRLKVANPGTIPTEVFPYLFKAFGQNGSGSRSREGLGLGLHIVQEIARMHGGSVSVHSDETVGTAFTIELPRMVTLQRGSFTRK from the coding sequence ATGACGAACGCACCCGTGAATATCCTGATCGTCGACGACATCGTCCACAACATCACCGCGCTCCAGGCGTTGCTCACGCGTCCGGATGTGGCCGTGCTCGTGGCCGATTCCGGTACCGCGGCGCTCGACCTGCTGCTCAAGCACGAAGTGGCGCTCGCCATCCTCGACGTCAACATGCCCGGCATGAACGGCTTCGAGCTCGCGGCGTTGATGCGCGGCAGTCCGCGTACGTCGCACGTGCCGATCATCTTTCTGACGGCCACCGCGCAGGACGCCTCGCGCACGTTCCGAGGCTACGAGGCCGGCGCGGTCGACTTTCTCTACAAGCCGTTCGACCCGCGCATCCTGCAATCGAAAGTCGATGTGTTCGTGCAACTTGAGCAGCAGAAGCGCCAGCTTGCCGCGCAGCTCGTGACCACGCGCCAGATGCTCGAAGCGAACGAAATGCTGATGGCGGTGCTGAGCCACGATCTGCGCACGCCGTTGGGCGCGGTGCTGGCATCGGCGGAATATCTGATGCGCACCGCCGCGGACGAGCAGTCGGCGGCCGTTGCCACGCGCGTGAAAAACAGCTCGCTGCGCATGGCGCGCATGGTCGATCAACTGCTCAATCTCGCGCGTTTGCAAGGCGGCCGGCTGCCGTTGCAGCCGCGGTCGATCGAACTGGCGACGCTGTGCCGTTCGGTGATCGACGAGTTCGCGTCGCGCGAAAACGGCAAGCGGATCGTGTTCGCGGCGCGCGGCGATACGGCCGGTGCGTGGGACACCGATCTGGTGTGGCAGGCCGTGTCGAATCTGATCAGCAATGCGCTGCATCACGGTGCGCCGGGCGGCGACATCGGCGTGGAAGTAGACGGCGAGTCGAGCGATGTCGTGCGCCTGAAAGTGGCGAATCCCGGCACGATCCCGACCGAGGTGTTTCCCTATCTGTTCAAGGCGTTCGGGCAGAATGGCAGCGGGTCGCGCTCGCGCGAGGGGCTGGGTCTCGGTCTGCACATCGTGCAGGAGATTGCCCGGATGCATGGCGGCAGCGTGTCCGTGCATTCCGACGAAACAGTCGGCACGGCGTTTACGATCGAACTGCCGAGAATGGTCACGTTGCAGCGAGGTTCCTTCACGCGCAAGTAA